The Amycolatopsis solani genome segment GGGCGAGACCGTTCGGCGCCGCGGGGGAATGGCGGCGGGGTTGGGGCAGCGGGTTCGGCTGGGGGCGGCTCGTCGGCCCGGTGTTCGGCTGGGCCGGGGTGGCGCCCTGCGGTGCGGTCGCCTCCTGGCGCGAGGCGCCCGCCTGGGGCGAACCCGCGGACTGAGTCGCTTCCGGGCCCGCGCTCGCCGTTGCGGCCGATGCGCCCGGGGCCGGCTGCGGGGTGCCCGGCTCGTCGGCGCTCGCTTGGTGCGCGGCCGGAGCACCCGCCGCCTGGTGCGCGGCCGGAGTACCCGGCGCTTGCTGGGGCGGGGCCGGGGTGCCGGTCGTGGGCTGGACCGCCTCGGTCTGGGCCGGCTGGGGCTTGGACTGGCGGGCCTGCTGGCGGCCTCGGGTCACGCCCTGCTGGAAGCTGCTCAGCCTTCCCCGCACGTCCGCCGGGTCGCGGACCGGGAGGTCCGGGCGGGCCGGGGCCGGGGTGGGGGCGGCCGGGGCCGCGCTGCCCGGCATCAGCTGCTCGCCGCGGCGGCGGCGGGGCAGGCCCGCCTCCGTGAACGCCGTCGGGGCCGCCTGGGACCGGGCCTGGACCGTGCGGAAGTTCTCGTCGCTCGCGAAGTCCCAGCTGCGGTGCTCCTGCGGTTCGGCTTCCGCCGGCTCCGGCTCCTCCTCGGCGGTGACCGGGGCGGCAGCGGCCGGCGCGGCAGGCGTGGCCGGCTTGTCCTCGCGGAACCACGCCGACAGCATCTCGTCGAAGATCGGCGTCGTTTCCGAGCGGTCCGGCGCGGGGTCGGGGGCCGGCGGGGCGGGGGGCGTCGTGGTCGCCTGCTGCCACCAGTCGCTCAGGGTCGTCTCGTTGGCGGAGAACAGGTCCTTGCCCGCCGGGAGCTCGTCCGGCTTCGGCGGCTGCGCGGGCATCGGCAGCACCGCGGGCAGCGTCGGGCGCGGGGGCGGCGGGGCGTCCTCGTCCTTCGGGATCGGCGCGAACAACGCCGTCCCGGAGATCTCCAGGTCGGACGGCGGGCGCGTGGCCGGGCCGCCGGCGCTCAGGCCCGCGAGGTCGCTCGCGGACGGCCAGCGCTCCTCCCCCATCGGCGGCTGCTGCGGGACCAGCGGGCGCGGGCGGGAGTGGCCGTTGACCTGACGGCGGGGCAGCTGGTTGCCGGCCGCAGGGCTGGCCGGGTGCTGCTGCAGCGCGCCGATCGGGCCGGTCGCCGGGCCGTCGGTCACCGGCATCACCAGGTCCGCCGGGACGACGACCGTGGCGCGGACGCCGACGATGTCCTTGCCGCCGTGCAGCGAGACCCCGATGCGGTGCCTGCTGGCCAGCCGGCCGACGACGAACAGGCCCATCCGGCGCGAGGTGGCGAGGTCGACCGACCCCGCCTCGGTCAGCCGGGTGTTCGCCTCGGCGACCTCGGCCTCGTTCATGCCGATGCCCTTGTCGAGGATGTCGATGTTGAGCGAGCCGTCCTCGCCCAGCCGCGACGCCACCGTCACCGACGTCTCCGGCGCGGAGAACGCCGTGGCGTTGTCCAGCAGCTCGGCGACCAGGCGCATCAGGTCGCTCGCCGCGTAGCCGACGATCCGCGCCGGGGGCGGCGGCTGGACCTGGACCCGCTGGTACTGCTCGATCTCCGACACCGCGGCGCGGAGCATGTCCGTCGTGCCGACCGGCTTCCCCGACCGCCGGCCCGGCTCGGCACCCGAAAGCACCATCAGGTTCTCGTTGTTGCGCCGCATCCGGGTGGCGAGGTGGTCGAGCTGGAACAGCGTCGCCAGCTGGTCGGCGTCCTCCTCGTCCCGCTCGAGCTGCTCGATCAGCTGCAGCTGCCGCTGGACGAGGCTCTGGCTGCGCCGCGAAAGGTTGACGAAGACGCTGCCGTAGCCGGTGCGCATCGCCGCCTGCTCGGTCGCCAGCCGCAGCGCCTGGTGGTGCACCTTGTCGAACGCGCGCGCCACCTCGCCGACCTCGTCGTCGGTCTGCACCGGGACCGGGCGGACGTCGGTGCCCTGCGCGCGGCCCTCCTGGATGTTGCGGACCGCCTCCGGCAGCGCGGTCTCGGCGACGTCGAGGGCGCTGCGGCGCAGCACCTTCAGCGAGCGCAGCAGCTGGCGGGTGATGAGGAAGACGACCGCGACGGCGAGCACCATCGCGCCGAACAGCAGCACGGCCAGCAGGCCGGCGCCGCTGCTGGAGTCGTCGACCAGCTCCTGCGACGTCGCCGACGCCGACGCGCCGAGCCGGTCGGCGACCTGCGCGATCTGCGTGCGCATCGCGGCGGAGGCGGCGTTCCAGTCCTGGGCCGACAGCGTGCGGAACGCGTCGTCGACCGCGCC includes the following:
- a CDS encoding nitrate- and nitrite sensing domain-containing protein encodes the protein MPVGELLGRAPRRSKGKAAWHALVHWRDWSLPVKLSAVTVVPIVLALVLGITTIAGQVGRSDDYQRLDRLVALGGQVRALTGALQQERTVTAAMLTEGTVGGTPELVKARTATDAAVAPFTAAQARAAAIEPGVAGAAGAATSQLGNLGFLRRQVDGGQLDPGQAITAFSDLAKPLVALDTAATAGAGDGTLGGTPAGLHELLVAGEQVSVSQSLVSFGIARAGLSPSELATLRAAELRLGDRLVDFRSAAGDTLQRDFAAIAEGAQAQSRARMVESVLNAPSGAVDDAFRTLSAQDWNAASAAMRTQIAQVADRLGASASATSQELVDDSSSGAGLLAVLLFGAMVLAVAVVFLITRQLLRSLKVLRRSALDVAETALPEAVRNIQEGRAQGTDVRPVPVQTDDEVGEVARAFDKVHHQALRLATEQAAMRTGYGSVFVNLSRRSQSLVQRQLQLIEQLERDEEDADQLATLFQLDHLATRMRRNNENLMVLSGAEPGRRSGKPVGTTDMLRAAVSEIEQYQRVQVQPPPPARIVGYAASDLMRLVAELLDNATAFSAPETSVTVASRLGEDGSLNIDILDKGIGMNEAEVAEANTRLTEAGSVDLATSRRMGLFVVGRLASRHRIGVSLHGGKDIVGVRATVVVPADLVMPVTDGPATGPIGALQQHPASPAAGNQLPRRQVNGHSRPRPLVPQQPPMGEERWPSASDLAGLSAGGPATRPPSDLEISGTALFAPIPKDEDAPPPPRPTLPAVLPMPAQPPKPDELPAGKDLFSANETTLSDWWQQATTTPPAPPAPDPAPDRSETTPIFDEMLSAWFREDKPATPAAPAAAAPVTAEEEPEPAEAEPQEHRSWDFASDENFRTVQARSQAAPTAFTEAGLPRRRRGEQLMPGSAAPAAPTPAPARPDLPVRDPADVRGRLSSFQQGVTRGRQQARQSKPQPAQTEAVQPTTGTPAPPQQAPGTPAAHQAAGAPAAHQASADEPGTPQPAPGASAATASAGPEATQSAGSPQAGASRQEATAPQGATPAQPNTGPTSRPQPNPLPQPRRHSPAAPNGLAHPGSAQPGGPAQSGEVPSNGFVQPGQANPGGPTQPGQAQPSGPAQPGQVPPNGLAHPGQANPGGPAQPGQVPPNGLAQPGQAQPGGPAQSSGPAQPGQVPPNGLAHPGQANPGGPAQSGGPAQPGQVPPNGLAQPGQAQPGGPAQPGGLAQPGGPTQSGQFPPGGSAQPGQVPPNGLAHPGQANPGGPAQPNGLPQPSPAAPPSSGLPQPGQAQPNGQPPANGQPPANGRPGAPPSSLPSRRGAAPDAPETPAPREETSAVEATTEWNFGTDDGWRAVQAVSQSAPATFTSAGLPRRRRGEQLLPGSAGPPTGATAPRPQRDAHDVRGRLRSFQQGIERGRHRTAQAAETNHETLEGE